In Porites lutea chromosome 1, jaPorLute2.1, whole genome shotgun sequence, a single genomic region encodes these proteins:
- the LOC140945209 gene encoding uncharacterized protein isoform X1, whose translation MANDGGEKYYEDYILRKEGRSKWIQYWVVIRGVWMLFYSERATTNRDNFRGSIELSSNTKCNIVRRGTYSFPFYLSTERGTHLFKCETNLKRHQWMYLIELASKGSPPVPAPLAVPHAPSQHITKDSIPNDGLQGDNTESDKVDLAQDEDDISIPPGVILVTTPIDDLSQIEELSNNHMYSNTTAERAGPVPPLLGRAVLSTGITGTTMVVQKPSSLSSSTKSPSPKVSGSFQLTRSELSKNRKSSHPASFSGELSPQSSSFGGRSNSERPCSSPSPTQLERKHAGRKLTPTTASRGNVRFSRHMAMSAPDIQILTVED comes from the exons ATGGCAAATGATGGTGGTGAGAAATATTACGAAGACTATATTCTCAGGAAGGAGGGACGAAGCAAA TGGATACAGTACTGGGTTGTAATAAGAGGAGTATGGATGCTGTTTTACTCAGAAAGAGCAACAACTAACAGAGATAAT tttagagGATCTATTGAGTTATCATCCAATACTAAATGCAATATAGTAAGAAGAGGAACCTACAGCTTTCCTTTCTACCTCAGCACTGAACGAGGAACTCATCTGTTTAAG tgtgagACTAACTTGAAGCGGCACCAATGGATGTACCTTATAGAACTAGCATCAAAG GGGTCGCCTCCTGTGCCTGCTCCCCTGGCTGTTCCCCACGCACCATCTCAACACATCACAAAGGATTCAATCCCAAATGATGGCCTACAAGGAGATAACACAGAATCAGACAAAGTGGACTTAGCGCAAGATGAGGATGACATCTCTATACCTCCTGGTGTTATTCTAGTTACAACACCCATAGATGACTTGTCACAAATTGAAGAATTGTCAAACAACCACATGTACAGTAACACAACAGCAGAAAGGGCAGGACCAG tgCCACCACTCCTTGGTAGGGCTGTACTTTCAACTGGGATCACAGGGACAACAATGG tagTCCAAAAGCCAAGTTCATTGTCTTCATCAACAAAGTCTCCTTCACCTAAAGTTAGTGGCTCATTCCAGCTCACAAGAA gtgaGTTGTCAAAGAACCGGAAGTCTTCTCATCCAGCCTCTTTTTCTGGCGAACTTAGTCCCCAGTCTTCCAGTTTTGGGGGTCGAAGCAATTCTGAAAGGCCCTGTAGTAGTCCCAGTCCTACTCAGTTAGAACGGAAGCACGCTGGCCGGAAATTGACTCCAACAACTGCATCACGGGGTAATGTCAGATTTTCAAGACATATGGCCATGTCTGCTCCAGATATCCAAATATTAACAGTTGAAGactaa
- the LOC140945209 gene encoding uncharacterized protein isoform X3: MANDGGEKYYEDYILRKEGRSKFRGSIELSSNTKCNIVRRGTYSFPFYLSTERGTHLFKCETNLKRHQWMYLIELASKGSPPVPAPLAVPHAPSQHITKDSIPNDGLQGDNTESDKVDLAQDEDDISIPPGVILVTTPIDDLSQIEELSNNHMYSNTTAERAGPVPPLLGRAVLSTGITGTTMVVQKPSSLSSSTKSPSPKVSGSFQLTRSELSKNRKSSHPASFSGELSPQSSSFGGRSNSERPCSSPSPTQLERKHAGRKLTPTTASRGNVRFSRHMAMSAPDIQILTVED, encoded by the exons ATGGCAAATGATGGTGGTGAGAAATATTACGAAGACTATATTCTCAGGAAGGAGGGACGAAGCAAA tttagagGATCTATTGAGTTATCATCCAATACTAAATGCAATATAGTAAGAAGAGGAACCTACAGCTTTCCTTTCTACCTCAGCACTGAACGAGGAACTCATCTGTTTAAG tgtgagACTAACTTGAAGCGGCACCAATGGATGTACCTTATAGAACTAGCATCAAAG GGGTCGCCTCCTGTGCCTGCTCCCCTGGCTGTTCCCCACGCACCATCTCAACACATCACAAAGGATTCAATCCCAAATGATGGCCTACAAGGAGATAACACAGAATCAGACAAAGTGGACTTAGCGCAAGATGAGGATGACATCTCTATACCTCCTGGTGTTATTCTAGTTACAACACCCATAGATGACTTGTCACAAATTGAAGAATTGTCAAACAACCACATGTACAGTAACACAACAGCAGAAAGGGCAGGACCAG tgCCACCACTCCTTGGTAGGGCTGTACTTTCAACTGGGATCACAGGGACAACAATGG tagTCCAAAAGCCAAGTTCATTGTCTTCATCAACAAAGTCTCCTTCACCTAAAGTTAGTGGCTCATTCCAGCTCACAAGAA gtgaGTTGTCAAAGAACCGGAAGTCTTCTCATCCAGCCTCTTTTTCTGGCGAACTTAGTCCCCAGTCTTCCAGTTTTGGGGGTCGAAGCAATTCTGAAAGGCCCTGTAGTAGTCCCAGTCCTACTCAGTTAGAACGGAAGCACGCTGGCCGGAAATTGACTCCAACAACTGCATCACGGGGTAATGTCAGATTTTCAAGACATATGGCCATGTCTGCTCCAGATATCCAAATATTAACAGTTGAAGactaa
- the LOC140945209 gene encoding uncharacterized protein isoform X2, with protein sequence MANDGGEKYYEDYILRKEGRSKWIQYWVVIRGVWMLFYSERATTNRDNFRGSIELSSNTKCNIVRRGTYSFPFYLSTERGTHLFKCETNLKRHQWMYLIELASKGSPPVPAPLAVPHAPSQHITKDSIPNDGLQGDNTESDKVDLAQDEDDISIPPGVILVTTPIDDLSQIEELSNNHMYSNTTAERAGPVPPLLGRAVLSTGITGTTMVQKPSSLSSSTKSPSPKVSGSFQLTRSELSKNRKSSHPASFSGELSPQSSSFGGRSNSERPCSSPSPTQLERKHAGRKLTPTTASRGNVRFSRHMAMSAPDIQILTVED encoded by the exons ATGGCAAATGATGGTGGTGAGAAATATTACGAAGACTATATTCTCAGGAAGGAGGGACGAAGCAAA TGGATACAGTACTGGGTTGTAATAAGAGGAGTATGGATGCTGTTTTACTCAGAAAGAGCAACAACTAACAGAGATAAT tttagagGATCTATTGAGTTATCATCCAATACTAAATGCAATATAGTAAGAAGAGGAACCTACAGCTTTCCTTTCTACCTCAGCACTGAACGAGGAACTCATCTGTTTAAG tgtgagACTAACTTGAAGCGGCACCAATGGATGTACCTTATAGAACTAGCATCAAAG GGGTCGCCTCCTGTGCCTGCTCCCCTGGCTGTTCCCCACGCACCATCTCAACACATCACAAAGGATTCAATCCCAAATGATGGCCTACAAGGAGATAACACAGAATCAGACAAAGTGGACTTAGCGCAAGATGAGGATGACATCTCTATACCTCCTGGTGTTATTCTAGTTACAACACCCATAGATGACTTGTCACAAATTGAAGAATTGTCAAACAACCACATGTACAGTAACACAACAGCAGAAAGGGCAGGACCAG tgCCACCACTCCTTGGTAGGGCTGTACTTTCAACTGGGATCACAGGGACAACAATGG TCCAAAAGCCAAGTTCATTGTCTTCATCAACAAAGTCTCCTTCACCTAAAGTTAGTGGCTCATTCCAGCTCACAAGAA gtgaGTTGTCAAAGAACCGGAAGTCTTCTCATCCAGCCTCTTTTTCTGGCGAACTTAGTCCCCAGTCTTCCAGTTTTGGGGGTCGAAGCAATTCTGAAAGGCCCTGTAGTAGTCCCAGTCCTACTCAGTTAGAACGGAAGCACGCTGGCCGGAAATTGACTCCAACAACTGCATCACGGGGTAATGTCAGATTTTCAAGACATATGGCCATGTCTGCTCCAGATATCCAAATATTAACAGTTGAAGactaa